The sequence ttcatttatttgtataatgaTTATTATCTTTGGGGGATACTTAGTGTGAGGTATTATGtagttgttttgtaaatatttttttaaatgaattatattttccataaataatagCGACTTATATATGGGAAAACATATTGTTTTTCCTgtatgttattttcaaatccattaaaatttaattcattgtTTTGGGAGTAACTTTGATTGGTAATTTTTgtagtattaaatattttacacttgATTTAGTATTCCGATAAGGGTTATTTTCTACTGATTGAACATAATTCACTAAATGTTTTCATGCAAATAGAGGTGGAAATTATCATTATGATGGGCCTAAAAAGCTCTTATTCGACAGCCATAAAAGGAAAACTAGATTTATAGTAATTGGTTCAATATTTAAAGTTCTactagttatttgaaaaatatttttttccatctaATCTTGTGAGCACTCTTTTGAAGGATGTAAGTAACAAAAAGCTATCGACTGGCTTGATGACGGGTTGTCAGTCAGCTTACCACTCTACTTACCACACTTAGATGGTAATAATTTGTGATATATAAAGCATGTATCCCATTTACTTAGAAAACACTCTATGTTTTAGCCAAGAAAGaagtgatattttgaaaaaacgtaTGATCTTATATGGAATCGTGAGCTTTGTGTTGTATTCAAATTGAAGCTTGTGTTTATTTATACAATCAGGGTTAGAATAGTATTTTtcgttgaaacaaaaaatagctGTACCAtttctttcttgaaaaaaagaaatgatacttgatgaaattatataataaattccgAAATATAGGCAACTAACTAACTGATAAAtaggtattttgaaatttaagtaTACAATAGGAAGAAAAAGTGAATACATAACTTTCGTAATAACTGGcatttttttccggaaaatagACAGTCTTCAAGATATTATAATTCTTTAATAGAATAAGGATCAACCATAAAAAACGAGATAATAATGTAGGACATATGAATCAGCAGTTTCTCGTTTAACCTTACTTCCCCGGCTGAAGACTCTTCCTCATGAAGTGGTATTCGGcttcagttaaagtatataaataactggtactcagatgTGGTAAGCAATCAATATTGaattggacgccaccagctttttaacaaatgacattaaaaattaataaaaaaggacaaaaaagctggaaacaccttatgaattaaattaataaaaaaattgagcaaaCCATCCCCGGTCATGATACTCCAAATTAATATGTATTGCTGTGACTAGAAGAAAATTTcatcaacaaataaatttattgaaaaaataataaattcgcatCAACTGCGTATCCAAAAAAGCACAACGaataaagttataaattaaaaacaatttctacaTTTTAAAGATAAGACCAGGACTTATTTATGGAATTCCTGGATGGTTGCAGTCCTCAACTGAATTTCCATTTGTTGGAGTGGAGTTGAATTTGTTGTTTGTGATGCACTGATTGGATCTTCCAAATGCGGGGGAACTCCTAGCCCGGTATCTGTAGAAGTGcggaaaaaacataaaatacgGAAGGGAATgggaacacagatggaaattactaaagaaaaAACGAGTAGGTTGAATagatttcatttaaaaagagCTTATGttctaacatataaaaaaactggatttatactttttaaaatataatcaaacagAAATCTGTTCCATGCTATTCGGTCGTCCCCAAATTAACAGCTAATACGAATTTACACTgaaactattatacaaaatttgcttaaaacaaatgCAAATTAATAAACATAACTGAAATTTTGGGAGTattataggaaatgttgaaaagaTATAAGAAACCAGCGAATTTaagtattaataatataaacacaaattaatttcttcaaaatttcgaatgtaagaattaaaatagaagtgactactgtgccccAATACGTGatcaaagaaaaacttaacaAGTCGAATAGTAAGTTACGAATACactatgtattttttataattattcatcagACCAAGATAAAAAAACTCTGTTTGGAAATCAATGTAATATGCTTCGattctaatataaatttatgaaaacaattaattaagCATTAAGCAAATcaagcttttttattattaacataaacaattgacaattgaaaatacttaatttcTTAAGAATGGCCATTAACACCTACTTTCCTAATATCACCTCTCATACGATTAGGCTTAGATCTAATCAAGTTAATTGTTTCTTGTAAGGGCCACTCTTCGTCTACTGCAATAATACGCTCTGAGATCGAGTTTGGGATAGAAGGTCTAGCTCGTATACTTCTTTTTAGCTCAGGCCATAAATTATTCATCTAATTTAAGTCAGAACTGTATGCTGGCCGATCGAAAACCGACTTGTAATGTAATGAATTGAAATGTAATCTTGCACAATTCTGCGGCATTGCATTATCTTGAATAAAGGAAATTCATTTCCAATAAGGTCGACGTAAGGTAACACATGAATTTCTAGAGCTTCCTCGATATATCTATTCGCTGTTAAACCTCTTCTTCCGTGAACATAGTCGACCCTACGAATGAACACAGTGTCAGTTCGTGCACCGATATGGAATTGAGCTCCGAATCATGCAGAATCTACCTCCATAAGTCTCCAGTCTCCTCATAACGCTAATACATTCTTCGAACCGATGCGCGGGTCATATTCAATTGTCTAGCAAAAACTCGTTGACCAAGTCCATTTTCCATTGGAGCGATAACTTGGCGGCTTTTTGTGGTGTAGTATGGATTAAACTAACACACTTAACATATTGAGATTATCAAAAACGAATAATTTGCAAATTTCTGTTGCAAAcgtaataattttcattgttgaCAAATCTGTTATTTTCGATACAATCACTACATATACATCTTCATTTGTTTACAGGTTGCTACGCTTGTAAACGATAAGCCTTCCTGATAAATTCATGTTCACATTGaagcatattaaattgttttcaaacatatttctttttttgatctGATTTCTATGCACGCAGGTTTAGGAGCAGTTGCAGAGGTGCTCACGGGCACAAAGCCAATTGCAGCTAAACCTATATGTGGAATCTTCTCAGtgcatttattatattatatactgTTATGACTAGAATTggtaaaataatggaaatatcaTGTTGTTGCGAGTGATAAGATATGGGATAACTTTATCCATGATTAGAAATTCTCTGCTGTGTTTCTTATGTAATAACATTACCTATATGAAAGacatttgtatatatatatatatatatatatatatatatatatatatatatatatatatatatatatacgtatgTAGCTGCAATGGCCAACTCCTTCGCTTTCGCTTTGGTTTTCATGTTGCTTTGTAATGCTGTAAAAGATTAACAAGTGCCCATAATGAATTCGTGCTTCGCGTTCCTAaatggatagccgtgcaacgatctgaaattggagaagcgtcaTTTCGAATTAGACAAATGGAttaaaagataaataaggaaggtggagtcagaatttttaatcttttaaagaagtcccggCAGTGAGCCGTGCTGTTTAGatcgagtaaatatctaacagctctcttttgtagtttgaagattagctgaaattgagtcgcaccataTGTACCCCAGAaaggaagggcatatcggaaatgcgactcaataaggtcataataaactgttgaGAAGGTGGATAATATCAATTCTTTGGAAACTTATCTCAGCGCAAAataggaggaacttaatttttcagATAAGTCGTCAATATGTAACTCCCTTTTCTAGGAACTGTCTACAACAAGTACTAAGAACTTTTAAGATTCAATGACATCAATGGTTgtgttatttaataagaaaggatgtaatgtattattatacaataaaactttagttttagaaacgttgagacagagaggattagaatcgcaccatgatttaagggtaaTTAGGTCACTTGATATGGttctatgaagtgccgtgagatcaggatTGCCTAGTACTAAGCCTTGGAggactatttattaaaaagtacagaaatatataaatacttttgaagAATGTGTATTTATACATTATAAAAACGGTCTAcggaaattgtaaaaaataaaaatcacaatGATATATTCGcattataataaacaattccAATGAtggattttttgtaaaaaaccaggtgaaccaaaaattttatgagACTTCTAATAACTTGAGAGAAAGTGCAAGAGACACATCGATCCCTTCTtatcattgaaattaattaaactcTCGTTACGAGTTCATAAAATTACATAATTGGTAGTAAAACAATCACGcagttttataaagaaaataaacattatttggatTGCTTTGTAATTCCAATTCATGGAcaaattgtcaattttaaaCTTAACTTTTTAtgtaatgaaaacattttttaaaaactgatttGATGTACAAAAACTCtagtaatgaaaaataagaatacTGAAACTTACTTTGATGTAACAGAGCGattatttcatcataaaaatcatCTGTTAAATTAACAATTGGTTTATCCGCAAATTAAAATACAGGGACTAAGAACTTGAAACTCTTATTTTATTCGAAGGTAAAGGGAGTAGACGATCAAATACaatgagaaaaacattttcttgaATCAAGTGCCAGATGCTTCAGAGAACAATGAACATAAATAGGATATTTTTGTAAGTGTCGCCTAGTAATGAAGAAATGAATTGCACCTCtagttcaaaaattattaaaatctacatttttctgaaaatctTCTCAGTTTTTCCTTATTTCATTCAACTCTGTTCTTAATTCCACGAGTTTtcatgtaaataaaattgaattagtCTGTTTACAACTGCAGTActttaaattgaaaatctgGAAGTATTATAAATTCTCATCACTTTCTGTTTCATATTTAGTTGTGCCTTTATTGCATTTTTAGCGATATGACTAAATGCTGTATATCTTTTTAaggtttcaaaaaatatgttatttctaatagtaataaataaacgGATGACATAACTGAACTAAACCAAGACTTGCAAGATATTTTTTACTAGGAATTGTTATCAGGTAACATGAAATGGAGACGTTTCAATAGTTCGTTGATGTTGTTTTACAGTTCAAATATTCAGCCAGGTATACTAGTGTGATGATTTTATTTAGTGGACAAGACTGAAGAATCGCATTTGAACACAAGCCGGAGATTCTGATACTGTATCACAATAAAGACGTGTTTAATTTTGGATTCATTATAGATTTGTTTGTAAGAATCACTGAGCAAATACATAGATGTTTAAACGGACACAGTACAAGGGAACGTAGATGAATACTCTGAAAggagtaaaattgaaaaataaaactattcgaaaaaatcatattCTATATGATAGTTCAATCcatttaaattaactttatacTAGCTCAAATTTATAGttaattcataaaaatggtTAGTGAACGATAACAGATAAtagttaaatattgaaatatagtatgtattctattatttatttatatcgcTGTTCACCcccaaaaatattaatgaaattattcattctcACGTACGTTTTCttcaatacaatttttctgCAAAACGAGTAACAAGTCGAGTATTGAAACAgataatacaatacaataataatatataatataattttattttcaatataatcttcATATATATAGGCTCACGCACTTCCATTGATCTTCTAACATTTCTAATTTCTAAAAGCCTTCAATTGATTTTTCGCACCTATGTCTTTGTTCTCCAATGAATATTTTCCCACTAAAGTGCAAATTTTGAAGAATGAATAACAAATTCTAAGGTTTCCTGAGCTATTACAGATGCAATAGAACCCTTCTGTACATTTGTCTCCTTCATAACTGAATTAACACCTTTTCCAGGTGATCTTCTAAAATTACGACTTAACTTTCCCTAATAAATTTGACCTTCCCAAATGAAAGCTGCATTTCAAATTCTTTAGGAGGTGGTTAACCCctatattttcacttttaaattgCAAATGTTTTTTTCGCTTATGTGCGTCTAATAAAAGTTGTGCagacattttattttcttcttccagTTGGCAGTACCTATATTTTGTACTATCAAGAAAAACCTTTTGTCCACAAGTACATGTCGATATCACAACACCATAATATGGACTATTGCAATATTTTCGTGTGTGGTGGCAGAGGTAGAAGTTAATCTGTAAACGACGGTCCACCACATTTAAGCTCACGACTTCACGACAACATATGTTCCCTATGTCATATGATACTGCATATTCTTTTAATGTATCCCCCAAATTTTCTGATTTTGTATTAGGGTTGACTATTTTAGAAGTATTCAATCACTGCGCGTTGCTCGATATGATCCATTTTAATACTAAGATGTGACTTCTACTATAGACACTCTTCAATAGTTTCAAAGTGTTTAGTTTCTAGTGAGGGTTCATACAAAAAGTgacattataataaataattatttcatttgtaattaAGTCATTAATAGAACCGAAGGATCAGCCATGGTATATTAATAGAGCTAAACGTTGAACTAAAAACTCAATTGACCCATATTTAGTGAATGTGATTTGTTCCGAAATTCGTTATTTTACACTGATTCACTTATCTTGAATATAACGTCTTTCAAAGGTGATAATTTGCGAGGCCGACAACAAATTATTCAGCCCCCAATTATATTTAACTAATACCTACATTATATGTTTCTGGATCTTCCTAAAAATACTCTCACATTACGTCAAAAGTGGAAATTAAATAGATATTTGCGGAAAGTTGTTTGGcaaaaattgacgaaattttttgtaatttgtttatttctccTCAAAAACAGGGTTTCTCAAGATTATtgggaattttaaaaaaatatgtcaattaaCTCATATTCAATATTCGCAATATACATGACTGGGTGATAAAGTGAGTCTTATCTAGGGTTGCCAGCTTTTCTTACAAGAAATAAAGTATAcacgaggatatattgatataCAATTAGCCTATACCAGCctagcaaaaacaaaatattgcgttaccatagcaacgaacaataacttaatagaagtgtcagtgtaaagtttgacgtcagaaaagtaaaccagagttacgcaataaattaaaagaaaaaagatgtccaccgaaattacAGTAGTACATGTATTTAGAAGGATTAAGACGTAAGCAGATTTCCGAAgttatgcttaatacccttggttaTCGATGTCATTCGTATGCGaacgtgaaaaattggactacaagattcaaaagaggtaaattttccattgaagatgttGACCGATTGGGAAGTCCAGTTtatgtgtcagtccccgaaaatatcgatgcacatgattttatcagaccatcgaattgggctaaaacggatatctgaggcactgaatatttcatacgaactctttcatcatatagttcatgtcagtttggacatgagaaaaattgctgcaaaatggatccccaaatgtttgaatgttgaccaaaagcgtgcaagggtagaagcatcgacgatgaccttcaatcgcacctggttcatttttttgctgataaggaccagaatTTTTATGAGCGCTGAATCAtgagctgaaagaaagatggcaaaacTATAGtttgttaagaaaaaaaaaagtgttttatttcatactagaaaaccgaaattactttgtcgccaaccaATTAAATCATCCATACCAATATTGAGTCtatacaaatttagattatCATAATTTTCTCAACATTATCAAATCTGACCGAAGATTTCAATGAAAGAGAGCCAGTTAGTTTGATTGACATCGAACCATTTGTCTAAGCATTAAATTCGCATGGAGGATCACTTGTTAACAATTCCCATTCGtacttatatttttgttgtacCTTTTATGGTTTGGCTTTCTTTCTTGGCATTGTAGGAGGAGAAGGTAAGTCTTTATCACTTTCCATCTTTTGTACACTAAACGTATCATTATTATACTTATATCtaattactttaattttattaaagttgtaaaacaaaaacaaggtccacgtgaaaaaaattatgttctgAGAGCGGACATACTCGCCAGTCTGTCAATGATTAACAGACTTgaatatttgacattgacaaatTCATTTAGAAACTCAGTATGGTTTGTTTGTGGCTGCGTTGCACTGATCAGTGAGCGCCCTCTGactgaataaaaacaaatttgtgtGTTAGTCAAAAACATCATAatactgtttaaaaaaatatagtcgGCAAGGATTTATCAAAATTACTAACGGACACACTCACTCAAGGTCAAaaggtgagaaaaaaatgtacaagatTTAATGAAGATAATTCCGTTTATTGtaagtatatttcaaattaataagcAAACAATTATCTCGGACCAACTGTAGTGGTAGGAGCACTACATTTCTCGTCTATGCATGGGCAAATCTGTAAAAGGATTAAAGTTTTCTTAATTTGTTGTGCTGAACAGCTGAAGCCCTCTAAAGCTTTTTCAGTTCCTTCCTGATTATCTAAGATTTCGTCGACTTTTTCATCGATTGAGCTGATAGTAGCATTGTGTTTATCAACAACGTCTACGATAAcagattgtttattttctacGTCGGTAACATCAGTAGTTATTTGAGATATCTCTTTAGTATTGTCATTCAGATCTCTCACCAATCCTTGAGTTTTTTTTACTACTTTTACAAGCTTGGTCTTCAAATTCAAAGTGTTGTTGGTATTTTCAGCTATTTTGCACAAAATTTGGTCGATTATGTCGTTGCATTCACATTTTTCTACTAAAGCTgtaacatattaaaaaattaggaAGCTATTTCGAACATCCAcgtaatttcattaatatattcgGAAAAACAGAAATTGAATTTGAGGCTGCTACTTTTCGTGAGGACTACTGAAATAGTTCTAAGATAAGGGAAATAATCTCGACATTCTAAAACATACGAATTATGTGTTACATTTTAAGGGAATTTCAAGTTTATGGAATTTAGTCCAAATTATGGAAGCATTTATGTAGAATTCTTTTTGCAACCTACATTCTCGTTTTTTGGAAACATTCAACTATATAGAATTCACAATTATACAAGTTTCtagcaaatttttcatttttcagctGTTTGTGGAAAATAAAGAATAGATTTTTTATGTACACATAAGGAGTGAATATAgagaatatatagaaaaatatctaaaactcATGTCTGAGAGTTGTGAAAATTCCAGCAGCATGATTCATAAACATGAAATCAGTGGGCCAGGAAAATATACTTTCAATGACTCTTACCTTGTAAGTTTAATGATTCCTCGGCAGCAACATATCCgattaaaaagtaaataaaatagatatatttcatttttgatgttatttttgaaaagatatgAATGTAACTGATAACTTCAGGCTACAATTCTCTCATTTATACTTGAGATAATGTTgagatttattttctttatttacaaCACTTTCTATCATAACCAAACAGTTGTTTTCacaagtattaaatttatttgattaaatttgttttttgaaatgaaggtaaaataataaatattattgtgaaCAAATATTactttaatgttttttgttataaatttcagATTTAAACAGGATTACTATTTAATACCTTTATTATTCTTCCCTATTGACATTAGATTTTCAAGTTAAACTTATCTTTTATGgcttttcatattaaataaagataatgCCCTACTGAAAATTTAACCCATTACAtcatttatgaagaaaataccAAGTGATAACAACTTTTAGAACAATTTTTCTTGGGTATCACTCAGCTCCAACAACATTTCAcgttaaacaaaacaaaagaaattacgGCTTAAAAACCCCGGTAACTTTCTCAGCATCTCCTAATACTTCCTCCAAACTATACCGGTCttcaaaattgacaattttactTCATTTGCAAACTTTAACCGCTAATGCTTTCAATAATCATTTTCTATTGAgaattttgaattatcattatttattagtaGCTTTACGTTCAACAGATTGGTACGTTTACAGATTGATATGGTGATGTTTTAAAAACATCAGGGTTTAAAGGTAAACTCTCGTTAACAGAAGCGAAAGTGAGACGAgagattttgaaataattttcatatcatatGTCCTGCAGATTCCTAACTCAAACACACACGTTTCCATCGGAAGTTGTATAACTTTAGCAGTTACTATGAAGATCAAACACTGTTGTTGCCATCTTTAATGTCCACTGATGTAGTTTGGAGTTTGAGTGCTTTACAGATCtttattatataactttttcataGATATATCATCGatctcaaattattattaatgagaTCTTCATCAACAACGGTAAAAGTGAAGGTAGTAGTGAGTTTGAGAAAGATTTCTTCTCCAAACAATTAACTAATATAGTTATGGAATGGTTCCCATTCGATTACTATGGAGATCTTTGATTTGTATACAAAAATCAGTATGGATTTCTGTTATAAGATAGTTTCAATCACATATCTAAGAAATGAATTGTATATAATgattaattatgaattttttagtaTCCAATCTCAAGAAGTTTTTAAATGGCTCTTTTCAACCAATCCGAAATCATGAGCTCATTAAAGCTAATGAAAAATTGTCATGGTGATGATCACTTGCAATTCTAGCTAAAAAGAGAAACCAGtgataaatgatattttctgtgACAGCGAAGTGATGTATAGGAAATTCGTGTatgattatgaacaaaaatttcaacaactaCTGTATTCTAAGACTATCGATTTGTCTTGAATTTCATAAATCTGATATACTCAATTAGTATTTGATAAGTGGTTTCGGACACAGAATTATAGGGTATGCGGATGTATGTACGAGCAATTAATTCTGGACTGCAATAACTGTggacaaaaaaaagtttctacaaattttatggaaagtagctgaatttgaaaattatattagaaataacgAAATGTACTGTTCATCTCTAAATAAGTTTAACCACTACAAAGATTTTAGTTTTCCAAATTCTTGAAGTAGTTTTCATTCGTGTATTGACAGAAATGGAAGTTCTCGTTGAATATTATGTTAATAAGACATATACTTATTGATAATAAGTCTTATGGAGACTGAGAATAGTGATGCTTCAAAATTAGTGTTTGATTTGAGactataaaaatcataaaaaaaaataaattggctTGTTGAAAGtttattcaatgtaaaaatGGGAGATTTCtcagaaaatgtatttttgtataTTGTGACAAGATGGTAGAAACTCTAAAGCCGTTTATCCTTTAGTCACAATATGGTCTATATATTTAATGTTACGCACCCAAAAGATTAAAAATCCAGACGGTTGATCaattgcaaatattttcaacaaatctGCAGAAAAGAATATCCATTgataaatggaaatttatttaataagatCTATTCTCAGAATTTCCTTTCCACAAATTAACATATCCGATTAGCACACAtgcttatatataaataatttcgacTATTCTAATTTTGATAAACCAATTCAgtgaattttcatattattttcttttgtttggtGACAATCAAACATTGACgaatttttcattgtacatcACAAATTCTGTAGCCTCAATTCatcctataaaaatttgattactttatagaaaagtattcatttttgGAGTATAGAGTATGTTTGAAGGCTCTATAGCGATTTCATTGATGTGTCGTATTCGTGTTATTCATTTATGTAGTACTTTTTGCTTGATTCTGAAGAGGAATTGGAAAAAATGGTGAGAACGGGTAATCGCCGTGGTCTTCTATTATATTCTGTGCCCTAACAACATTAATAATATCACATTAACGATAGTAGTCTGCCAAAGTCAACTTCTTGACATAGAGTTCCAACAGTTAAACAGTAGGTTGCTTCTTTCTATGGTAACCAGAAAATACAACACAGGTGTAGATGTGTGATGATTATGTCCTTATAAGGATAAAGGAATGAATAAAAGGgtaaacttttataatttaaattgttgtaGATACGCTAACTTCATTATACTGATTATACATGTGTTGGAGCAGAATTCCAGTTTTCATTTTATGGTATCTTTATTTGACGTTAATGGTATACTATTCACAGGGTATCGCTAAATTGAAACTAGTAGTTTATGAATATGAATCGTGATACTGAAATTAACTTAATCgtgtaaatatcaattttgctCTTTGTCTATGtttgatcaaaacaaaaatcTCGAAATCAACTGTCAATAAAAATGAACCCGGCTTAAAACTGGAGACAGGCTTTCGAGACAAATTCATTATCAATGAGATACAATTTACattcaaagaaattaattttatccgTTTAGACTTGACGTGTAGCATTAGAAAAGTAAGGAGCTTTGGATCAATGTTCACAGATGCGTTTTCGAGAAAATGATCCACATATTACGTGGACTTATGAGTGAATATTTATCCAGTTAGGGACCAGAGTTAGTGATAATTTGTATGAATCAAGAAATGAAAACTCTTATCTGATTCGCAGAATATTCCACTAAATATTGGAATTACAAGAATTAACTTTGAGAAAGGATTATTGAATCATAATGTGCTCGGTCCCAAGATTCCACGCAATCGATTTAAGATTTTTTGAATGATAATTTACCACTAGTACTTATGCAtcctaataatatttaaattcagCTGCTGATTTCAACATTGTTGTATTCCTACGTATTACACAACACAGTAGACCCGATGACATCAAAACGTGGTCAAAAggatatgtttttttgttaaaaactgatttagtgtattgaaatatattgaaattaattcattataatttatgtGTTTCCtcaaataaacattataaacTATCGTCGCTGTCACTGGTTATGAATTCAGtttctttctttttccaaaatgaacatAATTGATTCACAGATGTTTTCTATATCATCAGATGGTGCCAAAAGTTCTGGAATTTCCGATGATAATGTTTTCCTTTGTTACTGTGATAGTTTgttcacaaaatttttgtttgtactcCGATACTACCATTGCAACTCCatttagaaattaatattgaGTGGGAGATATATCATGGTGTGATCGAGAAGAGGCTGCAATCTAACTTCTGTCATATTTCCAAAAACAATCGCGTTTCCAATCGGGTAAAACAAAGAGCATCAACAGTTTCGAGGCATCAAATTGTCCTTCTGTGCTTAAACCCATTTACTTCTATTAGTTCTCTCGCTTCTGTATTCAAAACTTACTTCGGGTTGTCCCATGCGAGAGCTTGATAGTATCTCTTCAAGCAAATAGGCAATAGACAACGAAAACAGTTGGCATTTTGCTAGAAATTGCTAGAATTTCTTTTTCCATTCTATTAGCTATCTTTTTGGAAATGTGAAACACAGCTGATATGCTACGTTACacagattttaaaattt comes from Diorhabda carinulata isolate Delta chromosome 8, icDioCari1.1, whole genome shotgun sequence and encodes:
- the LOC130897288 gene encoding uncharacterized protein LOC130897288, with protein sequence MKYIYFIYFLIGYVAAEESLNLQALVEKCECNDIIDQILCKIAENTNNTLNLKTKLVKVVKKTQGLVRDLNDNTKEISQITTDVTDVENKQSVIVDVVDKHNATISSIDEKVDEILDNQEGTEKALEGFSCSAQQIKKTLILLQICPCIDEKCSAPTTTVGPR